In the Wyeomyia smithii strain HCP4-BCI-WySm-NY-G18 chromosome 2, ASM2978416v1, whole genome shotgun sequence genome, one interval contains:
- the LOC129722544 gene encoding uncharacterized protein LOC129722544 isoform X1: MANGTTKILEEALSELSQLQSNVSTLSTIFTGHPPDPIRFVQLDGEIRQLQATSEALCVTLDKALRLAVPKIIEDPRSKNQALESLKVYKRNAEQTIKEQTEQIAQLKAELATIKESFPRQAAGQIESISWIGSIMAALLWKACKQQESVKALIGTDSLREFIGMSNCVLSSFVARHQQSGDSVQLSSESEDYKFLASLCGAMTNLAAYPEGRAHLVSEADGLLFTNSLLHAVQLLRMPAGRLLKRISLTFVYNICLEPAGVQFVMKDDNRLRNIVACLNLVNSEDVLMLAVSLLVRLIKAATPCDQKNAICRQVPRGIVKYMTDFNYPLLKETATHLLELVEFDWRNAVENETI; encoded by the exons ATGGCGAATGGCACTACTAAAATACTG GAAGAAGCTTTAAGCGAGTTATCTCAACTACAGTCTAACGTCTCCACGTTGTCAACGATTTTTACCGGACATCCGCCAGATCCAATTCGGTTTGTTCAGCTGGATGGAGAAATCCGCCAGTTGCAGGCAACAAGCGAAGCGCTCTGCGTAACGTTAGACAAAGCCCTTAGGCTTGCTGTACCAAAAATTATTGAAG ATCCCCGCTCGAAAAACCAAGCGCTGGAGAGTTTGAAGGTGTACAAAAGAAATGCAGAGCAAACGATCAAAGAACAAACAGAGCAGATCGCCCAACTTAAAGCCGAATTAGCAACTATCAAGGA ATCTTTTCCTAGGCAGGCCGCAGGACAAATCGAGTCAATATCTTGGATCGGTTCGATAATGGCCGCCTTGTTGTGGAAAGCGTGCAAACAGCAAGAAAGCGTCAAAGCCCTGATTGGTACTGACAGTTTACGAGAATTCATCGGAATGTCTAACTGTGTTCTAAGCAGCTTCGTAGCACGACACCAGCAAAGTGGGGATTCGGTTCAACTTTCCTCTGAGAGTGAGGATTATAAATTTCTGGCATCGCTCTGCGGGGCAATGACTAATTTAGCCGCCTATCCGGAAGGCAGAGCACACTTAGTCAGTGAGGCCGACGGTTTACTATTTACGAACAGTCTTCTCCATGCGGTGCAATTACTTCGAATGCCAGCTGGGAGGCTGCTGAAGCGCATTTCACTAACCTTTGTCTACAACATATGCCTGGAACCAGCCGGGGTGCAATTCGTTATGAAAGATGACAATCGATTGCGCAACATTGTTGCCTGTTTGAATCTGGTCAATTCGGAAGACGTTCTGATGTTAGCCGTCAGTTTGTTGGTCAGATTGATCAAGGCAGCTACGCCCTGCGACCAGAAAAATGCCATATGTCGACAGGTCCCGCGAGGTATCGTGAAATACATGACGGATTTCAATTATCCTCTGTTGAAGGAAACTGCGACCCATTTATTAGAACTAGTAGAATTTGATTGGAGAAACGCAGTTGAAAATGAAACCATTTAG
- the LOC129722544 gene encoding uncharacterized protein LOC129722544 isoform X2 produces MANGTTKILEEALSELSQLQSNVSTLSTIFTGHPPDPIRFVQLDGEIRQLQATSEALCVTLDKALRLAVPKIIEDPRSKNQALESLKVYKRNAEQTIKEQTEQIAQLKAELATIKEQAAGQIESISWIGSIMAALLWKACKQQESVKALIGTDSLREFIGMSNCVLSSFVARHQQSGDSVQLSSESEDYKFLASLCGAMTNLAAYPEGRAHLVSEADGLLFTNSLLHAVQLLRMPAGRLLKRISLTFVYNICLEPAGVQFVMKDDNRLRNIVACLNLVNSEDVLMLAVSLLVRLIKAATPCDQKNAICRQVPRGIVKYMTDFNYPLLKETATHLLELVEFDWRNAVENETI; encoded by the exons ATGGCGAATGGCACTACTAAAATACTG GAAGAAGCTTTAAGCGAGTTATCTCAACTACAGTCTAACGTCTCCACGTTGTCAACGATTTTTACCGGACATCCGCCAGATCCAATTCGGTTTGTTCAGCTGGATGGAGAAATCCGCCAGTTGCAGGCAACAAGCGAAGCGCTCTGCGTAACGTTAGACAAAGCCCTTAGGCTTGCTGTACCAAAAATTATTGAAG ATCCCCGCTCGAAAAACCAAGCGCTGGAGAGTTTGAAGGTGTACAAAAGAAATGCAGAGCAAACGATCAAAGAACAAACAGAGCAGATCGCCCAACTTAAAGCCGAATTAGCAACTATCAAGGA GCAGGCCGCAGGACAAATCGAGTCAATATCTTGGATCGGTTCGATAATGGCCGCCTTGTTGTGGAAAGCGTGCAAACAGCAAGAAAGCGTCAAAGCCCTGATTGGTACTGACAGTTTACGAGAATTCATCGGAATGTCTAACTGTGTTCTAAGCAGCTTCGTAGCACGACACCAGCAAAGTGGGGATTCGGTTCAACTTTCCTCTGAGAGTGAGGATTATAAATTTCTGGCATCGCTCTGCGGGGCAATGACTAATTTAGCCGCCTATCCGGAAGGCAGAGCACACTTAGTCAGTGAGGCCGACGGTTTACTATTTACGAACAGTCTTCTCCATGCGGTGCAATTACTTCGAATGCCAGCTGGGAGGCTGCTGAAGCGCATTTCACTAACCTTTGTCTACAACATATGCCTGGAACCAGCCGGGGTGCAATTCGTTATGAAAGATGACAATCGATTGCGCAACATTGTTGCCTGTTTGAATCTGGTCAATTCGGAAGACGTTCTGATGTTAGCCGTCAGTTTGTTGGTCAGATTGATCAAGGCAGCTACGCCCTGCGACCAGAAAAATGCCATATGTCGACAGGTCCCGCGAGGTATCGTGAAATACATGACGGATTTCAATTATCCTCTGTTGAAGGAAACTGCGACCCATTTATTAGAACTAGTAGAATTTGATTGGAGAAACGCAGTTGAAAATGAAACCATTTAG
- the LOC129722545 gene encoding uncharacterized protein LOC129722545 — protein sequence MLTKKRKRDITSNSAAKWRKRIVRQFADGWLESDNCHNNTGKADPKQLNGIANQYANFVKSGTQESFPKIENVADPGLPKRDIDRLSNVIGYMYNDDKISLKLTFEQAGLLLETKYDEEERVFRYLVNDREICSAEGDLNEAHTKARDKLVQIIRYYCYTVKRLKPFHTRRGVLKKLPGKQSEKQTFSAHQLDEDNIGFRMLQKQGWTGGSLGSSEEGILEPIGFQKKSDKVGFGATRPEKIPIEAFMLVIKQYASGNALYDLVFSPQFSKHQVIKLKDYAATLKLFPQMIGKKKQLVISKNLTLRAIKIGVLKGHSDLCAKYAVIPPISH from the exons ATGTTGACGAAAAAGAGAAAACGCGATATAACTTCAAACAGCGCTGCAAAGTGGAGAAAGAGAATCGTGCGCCAGTTTGCTGATGGATGGCTTGAAAGTGATAACTGCCACAACAACACTGGCAAAGCGGACCCTAAACAATTAAATGGTATCGCAAATCAGTACGCAAACTTTGTAAAAAGTGGCACTCAAGAAAGTTTCCCAAAGATCGAGAACGTTGCCGATCCTGGTCTTCCGAAACGGGACATTGATCGATTGAGTAACGTGATAGGATATATGTACAACGATGATAAGATTTCTCTGAAATTGACCTTCGAACAGGCTGGTCTATTATTGGAGACAAAATACGATGAAGAAGAACGCGTGTTCCGTTACCTGGTAAACGATCGGGAAATTTGTAGCGCTGAAGGAGATCTGAACGAAGCCCACACGAAAGCCAGAGATAAATTGGTACAAATTATTCGTTATTACTGTTACACGGTAAAACGACTGAAACCATTCCACACCCGGCGGGGTGTGTTGAAGAAACTCCCTGGAAAACAGTCGGAAAAGCAAACATTCAGTGCTCATCAGCTAGACGAAGACAACATTGGCTTTCGTATGCTGCAGAAGCAAGGTTGGACTGGTGGTTCTCTAGGGAGCAGTGAGGAGGGTATTTTAGAACCGATTGGATTTCAAAAGAAGTCCGACAAAGTTGGCTTTGGGGCCACTCGTCCTGAGAAAATACCCATCGAGGCGTTTATGTTGGTTATCAAGCAGTACGCATCCGGCAATGCGTTGTATGATTTAGTGTTCAGTCCACAATTCTCCAAGCATCAGGTCATCAAACTTAAAGA ttatgctgcAACGCTGAAGCTCTTTCCACAAATGATCGGAAAAAAGAAACAACTCGTCATCAGCAAAAATTTAACTCTTCGCGCTATAAAAATAGGGGTCCTCAAAGGCCATTCTGATTTATGTGCAAAATATGCGGTTATACCGCCCATATCCCATTAG